A genomic segment from Torulaspora globosa chromosome 3, complete sequence encodes:
- the CUB1 gene encoding Cub1p (ancestral locus Anc_7.125) produces MSAIASNSQHPQDVPEEEEKILNYLLGVRSLLGQLKQNRRQYLNSKEVQTIYQQVLTKVRELDEIRKNSHDTPSNSATTLIHSSELHNRVDSVLDDVFQLLSLCFLTVGLKNSAPATYASLSTVQRLLEHLNESNVFTHHDLRPIKERLLEISKIVEDSSYKSDSFGENLEVIDEKLPEAEREFYEERNKNKIEEDLLLRAKLQHCLDEYHSTESKVEEIDPHLTSIMEKLFEIRRGLLSLAASSKKSNPSLEKDMQTEGKYLMSQEYVEEKVRALEKELTELESHRDENGKFKSLETNEVEEKGQGVLNGLLDDCHDLINDLSHQKNGGIELDAKLQPIYEQLIDIKTSLENLLVTRRWTLRETDLFTFQKQLGEIDGLRVNGKFPTASGDSKGQSILLYLLRRSYAIIYKLLESSEPVSESLQPIHNQLSTVRRCLLELKRMGGVNNGRELYPYQMKLASLDNLRVDGKFYDSDGNVPEGQGTLNALLAECFDILHELKIEAQERAEAESAQQSEAEQDDANARATDNESSRNDQPIARYLDAHNQYSNEDEDDEDEENDDASERSYVDEEDLDTEASAHNFH; encoded by the coding sequence ATGTCAGCGATTGCATCGAATTCTCAACATCCGCAGGATGTTCccgaggaagaagagaagatttTGAACTATCTGTTAGGGGTGAGAAGTCTATTGGGGCAGTTGAAACAGAACAGGAGACAGTATTTAAACTCTAAGGAGGTGCAGACGATATACCAACAGGTGTTGACCAAAGTTAGGGAGCTGGATGAGATAAGGAAAAATAGTCACGACACGCCTTCGAATAGTGCAACTACCCTAATCCACAGCTCAGAGTTGCATAATCGTGTGGACTCTGTGCTTGATGATGTATTCCAATTGTTGTCGCTTTGCTTCCTCACTGTCggattgaaaaattcggCACCTGCCACTTATGCGTCCCTGTCAACGGTTCAAAGGCTGCTCGAGCATCTGAATGAATCCAATGTGTTCACACATCACGATCTGAGGCCTATAAAAGAGAGGCTGCTGGAGATCTCGAAAATCGTGGAGGACAGCTCGTACAAGAGCGATAGCTTCGGTGAAAATCTGGAGGTTATAGACGAGAAGTTACCGGAGGCAGAGCGTGAGTTTTACGAAGAgagaaacaagaacaagatcGAGGAGGATTTGCTGCTGCGCGCCAAGTTACAGCACTGTCTGGATGAATATCATAGTACAGAGTCTAAAgtggaagagatcgatCCCCATTTGACTAGTATCATGGAGAAGCTGTTTGAGATAAGAAGAGGTCTACTGTCACTCGCCGCttcatccaagaaatcaaatCCTTCGCTTGAAAAGGATATGCAAACGGAAGGAAAATATCTGATGTCACAGGAATAcgttgaagagaaagtcCGGGCGCTGGAAAAGGAATTAACCGAGTTGGAGTCTCACCGTGACGAGAACGGCAAGTTTAAGTCGTTGGAAACAAACGAAGTGGAAGAGAAGGGACAGGGCGTGCTTAACGGTTTATTGGACGATTGTCATGATCTAATTAATGATCTGTCGCACCAGAAGAACGGCGGAATCGAGTTAGATGCGAAATTGCAACCAATCTATGAACAGCTCATTGACATTAAGACTAGTTTAGAGAACCTGCTTGTCACGAGAAGATGGACTTTGCGAGAAACCGATCTGTTTACTTTTCAGAAACAGCTGGGCGAGATTGATGGTCTGAGGGTCAACGGTAAGTTCCCTACAGCATCCGGCGATTCCAAGGGACAATCGATCCTTCTTTACCTGCTGCGCAGATCTTACGCTATCATTTATAAACTGCTAGAGAGTTCCGAACCTGTGTCAGAGTCCCTGCAGCCCATTCACAATCAGCTATCTACCGTACGCCGTTGTCTTCTGGAGCTGAAGAGAATGGGCGGTGTTAATAATGGTAGGGAGCTCTACCCGTATCAGATGAAACTCGCATCATTAGACAACCTGCGTGTGGACGGGAAATTCTACGATTCTGACGGCAACGTACCCGAGGGCCAAGGCACTCTGAATGCACTCCTTGCCGAATGCTTTGACATCCTCCACGAGCTGAAGATCGAAGCACAAGAACGTGCTGAAGCTGAATCTGCTCAGCAATCCGAAGCCGAGCAAGACGATGCAAACGCTCGTGCAACTGATAATGAAAGCAGTCGAAACGACCAACCGATAGCGAGATATCTGGACGCGCACAACCAATACTCAAacgaagacgaggatgacgaagacgaggaaaATGACGATGCCAGTGAGCGCAGCTACGtagacgaagaagatctcgACACTGAAGCGTCCGCGCACAATTTTCACTGA
- the SLG1 gene encoding Slg1p (ancestral locus Anc_7.124) translates to MLSIRSSNSLLLAMWLLGRVAEGFQCFASIPSSFTFDDSYQYQTSGYCNEQCAGKGYKYFALKNRSDCYCGNDNPANSESPSNGCDGPCLGYPSEMCGGTNAFSVYAIPANGGSAVEVSGSSSSSSASSTSSTSSTLSSSSTSASSSSSSSSSSSSPSPSTTTTTAPTSSSSLISHTTESVVYVTNVQTDGGSTVYVTSTITTSKQGMPTAATDVSQSDKSGSKKKANIGAIVGGVVGGVAGALVIGAAVLLTLRHINKKREQERMEKEYQEAIKPVEYGDKSVHHGSSSASLNNLPSSGSFEDTTRVISHANPFDDSRRISNGSILHAPNTASTKILTVVNPDED, encoded by the coding sequence ATGCTTTCTATTAGAAGCAGCAATTCACTTTTACTAGCAATGTGGCTGTTAGGCCGAGTCGCTGAAGGGTTCCAATGTTTTGCATCTATACCTTCTTCGTTCACATTTGATGATTCATACCAGTACCAGACGAGTGGATATTGTAACGAACAGTGCGCAGGGAAAGGTTACAAGTATTTTGCACTGAAGAATAGAAGCGATTGTTATTGTGGTAACGATAACCCAGCCAATAGCGAGAGTCCTTCGAATGGATGTGACGGGCCATGTCTGGGCTATCCGTCGGAGATGTGTGGGGGAACTAATGCGTTTTCGGTTTACGCGATTCCGGCAAACGGAGGCTCTGCTGTTGAGGTTTCTGggtcttcttcctcgtcgtctGCATCGAGCACATCGAGTACGTCCAGCACATTGTCTAGTAGCTCGACGAGCgcgtcgtcatcgtcgtcatcgtcctcttcctcatcctcgCCGTCACCCTCAACAACCACGACAACCGCACCAACAAGTTCGTCCAGTCTCATATCCCACACCACCGAGTCGGTGGTCTACGTCACCAACGTCCAAACGGATGGCGGCTCCACTGTCTACGTCACCAGTACGATAACCACCAGCAAGCAGGGAATGCCCACTGCAGCCACAGACGTAAGTCAGAGCGATAAGAGCGgatccaagaagaaagccaacATCGGCGCAATAGTCGGCGGCGTCGTCGGCGGAGTCGCCGGAGCCCTGGTGATAGGCGCCGCCGTGCTGCTGACACTCAGACacatcaacaagaaacgCGAACAGGAGAGGATGGAGAAAGAGTACCAAGAAGCCATAAAGCCCGTCGAGTACGGCGACAAGTCGGTCCACCACGGCAGCTCGTCGGCCTCTCTAAACAACCTGCCCTCTTCGGGCTCATTCGAGGACACTACGAGAGTAATCTCGCACGCAAACCCGTTCGACGACTCAAGACGAATCAGCAACGGGTCCATTCTACACGCCCCGAACACCGCAAGCACCAAGATCCTGACAGTCGTGAACCCCGATGAGGACTGA
- the EGH1 gene encoding hydrolase (ancestral locus Anc_7.172), which produces MPEKVFISSDGEFCDRNGNAIVLRGVNLDPITKIPACPYLPTHTPVDESSYYENADEVSFVNHPLPLEDIEEHINRLKSLGYNCIRFPFTWEALEHQGPGKYDFEYIDYVIKVLKKIGSIGGLYVYLDPHQDVWSRFCGGSGAPLWTLYAAGFNPRHFNATEAAVLHNHYSAEGEAYPKMLWPTNYFKLACQTMFTLFFAGKDFAPKCQINGENIQDYLQNRFIDAVMVLYSKIQEKAPELFAENCIIGLETINEPNCGYFGERNLEQVPRDRNLKRGSTPTGFQSFLLGEGHAALVEQYDISIFGPTKIGTKEIDPKGTSCWLTNEERAQLDSRYGWQRAASWLPAQCIWKLHGVWAENEGGPTLLRKDYFAYVAESPLSPVNDVYFSHHQFVSFYKRFQRAFRKIDKESLLFMQGLVFKQPPQLKGSDLIDDRTVYSCHFYDGMSLMFKTWNRKFNVDTFGIVRGRYFNPAFSVVLGETNIRKCLKRQLREMKQEVKDALSIPCFFTEIGMPFDMDNKRAYKNGDFSSQISAVDALQAALEGENLSYSLWCYCSKNSHEYGDEWNNEDFSIWSSQHSNQRLEAETPRLEASDFVTLTENLELDTPPCARKNKLDFSGIRVLDAVLRPFPIKIHGKFIDANFDLPAKTYKLEIAARADAEISPDAHSFIFLPQHHFPLGRITINSSSGVFAYHQDYQVLKWFHSSGKQWLTISLIDADSRAPSPNCTIS; this is translated from the coding sequence ATGCCGGAGAAGGTTTTTATCTCCTCTGATGGCGAGTTCTGCGACCGAAATGGCAATGCGATAGTATTAAGGGGAGTTAACCTCGACCCAATTACAAAGATCCCAGCATGCCCCTACTTGCCAACTCACACACCAGTTGACGAAAGCAGTTACTATGAGAATGCAGATGAGGTGAGCTTTGTGAATCATCCTCTTCCTTTAGAAGATATTGAGGAGCATATAAACAGATTGAAATCGCTGGGCTACAACTGCATAAGGTTTCCCTTTACGTGGGAAGCTTTGGAGCATCAGGGTCCTGGGAAATACGATTTCGAGTATATTGATTATGTGATAAAAGTCCTCAAAAAGATTGGTTCAATTGGGGGACTGTATGTGTACCTGGACCCGCACCAGGACGTGTGGTCAAGGTTCTGTGGTGGTTCAGGTGCGCCACTTTGGACTTTGTATGCAGCAGGCTTCAATCCCCGTCATTTCAACGCTACTGAGGCGGCCGTGCTGCATAATCATTATTCTGCAGAGGGGGAGGCGTATCCAAAAATGTTATGGCCGACAAATTACTTCAAGCTTGCGTGCCAGACAATGTTCACGTTGTTCTTCGCTGGCAAGGACTTTGCTCCAAAGTGCCAGATCAATGGGGAAAATATTCAGGACTACTTGCAGAATAGATTCATTGACGCGGTCATGGTCCTTTACTCGAAAATTCAGGAAAAGGCACCCGAGCTGTTCGCGGAAAACTGTATCATTGGCCTTGAGACAATTAATGAGCCAAATTGTGGTTattttggagaaagaaacCTTGAGCAAGTTCCTAGAGACAGAAATTTGAAGCGTGGTTCTACGCCTACGGGATTTCAGAGCTTTCTTTTAGGAGAGGGTCATGCCGCTCTAGTGGAGCAATACGATATCTCAATCTTTGGCCCCACTAAAATTGGCACTAAGGAAATTGACCCAAAAGGTACAAGCTGCTGGCTTACCAATGAGGAGCGGGCACAACTCGACTCACGATACGGATGGCAAAGGGCGGCGTCATGGTTGCCGGCTCAATGCATCTGGAAGCTCCACGGCGTTTGGGCAGAGAATGAAGGTGGGCCAACTTTACTGCGTAAAGATTACTTTGCGTATGTGGCTGAAAGCCCGCTGTCCCCTGTCAACGATGTTTATTTCAGTCATCATCAATTTGTCAGCTTTTACAAACGTTTCCAAAGGGCGTTTAGAAAGATCGATAAAGAGTCGCTATTGTTTATGCAGGGGCTAGTGTTCAAGCAACCACCCCAGCTGAAAGGCTCAGATTTGATAGACGACAGAACTGTCTATTCATGTCATTTTTACGATGGCATGTCGCTGATGTTTAAAACGTGGAACCGAAAGTTTAACGTGGATACTTTCGGCATCGTTCGTGGTCGATACTTTAATCCGGCTTTCAGTGTTGTTCTAGGAGAGACGAATATCAGAAAATGCCTGAAAAGGCAGCTTAGAGAAATGAAACAGGAAGTTAAAGACGCCTTAAGCATACCTTGCTTCTTCACCGAGATAGGTATGCCATTTGACATGGATAACAAAAGGGCTTACAAAAATGGGGACTTCTCCTCACAGATTTCGGCGGTAGATGCTCTGCAAGCGGCTCTAGAGGGTGAAAATCTCTCCTATAGCCTCTGGTGCTActgctcgaagaactcaCATGAATATGGCGATGAGTGGAATAACGAAGACTTTTCCATCTGGTCGTCGCAACACAGTAATCAACGCCTGGAAGCCGAGACACCTCGTTTAGAAGCTAGCGACTTTGTTACATTGACGGAGAACCTGGAACTCGATACACCGCCATGCGCTAGAAAGAATAAGCTTGATTTCAGTGGCATTCGCGTCCTCGACGCAGTCCTAAGACCTTTTCCGATTAAGATTCACGGTAAATTCATTGACGCGAATTTTGACTTACCAGCTAAGACATATAAGTTAGAGATAGCGGCACGGGCCgatgctgaaatttcaccgGATGCGCATTCCTTTATATTTCTGCCTCAGCACCATTTCCCGCTGGGAAGAATCACtatcaattcttcatcaggCGTTTTCGCTTATCATCAAGATTATCAAGTATTGAAATGGTTCCACAGCTCTGGAAAGCAGTGGTTaacaatctctttgatagATGCAGATTCTAGAGCTCCAAGCCCTAATTGTACAATCTCTTAA
- the PRI1 gene encoding DNA primase subunit PRI1 (ancestral locus Anc_7.171) gives MDGSGPENNATSQFKTPSLSDMQYYYQHMFPFKVIFNWLNHSPKAGRDIINREFAMAFRSGAYKRYNSFTSVQEFKAAIEKANPDRFEIGATYSKAPRERDSLLKTEMKPLEKELVFDIDMDDYDTFRTCCSGAQVCEKCWKFITLAMRVVNTTLKEDFAYEDFIWVFSGRRGAHCWVSDRRARILNDLQRRNVLDYVNVVRDRNADKRLSLKRPYHPHLARSLELLKPHFANIILEEQNPWQDDNRAFETLLPSLHDKNLIEALMRYWTENPGRSSQDKWNDIDLVASKDVKINRKQDYILRLRECKADLIIATLYPKLDIEVTKQTIHLLKSPFCIHPSTGKVCVPIDADFSPDQAPRLMDLQKEMEDNGNNINKTSLQPFIDVFQDHVNKVMKHEMGTTKRERAEEGDTSLEF, from the coding sequence ATGGATGGATCCGGTCCAGAGAACAATGCAACCAGCCAATTCAAGACACCTAGTCTCTCGGATATGCAGTACTACTATCAGCATATGTTCCCATTCAAAGTCATCTTTAATTGGTTGAACCATTCACCTAAGGCGGGCAGAGATATCATCAATAGGGAATTTGCAATGGCGTTCAGGTCCGGAGCGTACAAGAGGTATAACTCTTTCACTTCAGTTCAGGAGTTTAAAGCTGCTATTGAGAAGGCGAATCCTGATAGATTTGAGATCGGAGCCACTTACAGCAAGGCACCTAGGGAGCGGGATTCGTTGTTGAAAACCGAAATGAAGCCtctggagaaagaactggTTTTTGATATCGATATGGATGACTATGATACGTTCAGAACTTGTTGTTCAGGAGCACAAGTGTGTGAGAAGTGCTGGAAGTTCATTACTCTTGCCATGCGTGTTGTAAACACCACTTTGAAGGAAGATTTCGCGTACGAGGATTTTATCTGGGTGTTCTCCGGCAGACGTGGTGCTCACTGCTGGGTCAGTGATAGACGAGCGCGTATTCTCAATGACTTGCAAAGACGTAATGTTCTGGATTATGTGAATGTGGTGCGAGACAGAAATGCGGACAAGCGActctctttgaagagaccATACCATCCACATCTGGCCCGGTCGCTCGAATTGCTTAAACCTCATTTTGCTAACATCATTCTGGAGGAGCAAAATCCGTGGCAAGACGACAACCGGGCGTTCGAAACACTACTTCCTAGCCTTCACGATAAGAATCTGATAGAGGCGCTGATGAGATACTGGACAGAAAATCCAGGCAGATCAAGTCAGGATAAATGGAACGACATCGATTTGGTAGCATCGAAGGACGTCAAGATTAACAGGAAACAGGACTACATCTTAAGGCTTCGTGAATGCAAGGCAGACTTAATCATTGCCACACTGTATCCAAAGCTCGATATAGAAGTTACGAAGCAGACTATCCACTTGTTGAAGTCCCCATTTTGTATACATCCTTCAACAGGCAAGGTGTGCGTGCCGATCGATGCGGACTTTTCTCCCGATCAAGCGCCCAGATTGATGGATTTacagaaagaaatggaagaTAATGGGAATAACATAAACAAGACGAGCTTGCAACCGTTTATCGACGTCTTTCAGGATCATGTAAACAAGGTTATGAAGCATGAAATGGGAACAACGAAGAGGGAACgtgctgaagaaggtgatACGTCTCTTGAGTTCTAA
- the PRE1 gene encoding proteasome core particle subunit beta 4 (ancestral locus Anc_7.162), producing the protein MDIILGIRVQDAVVLATSKAVTRGISVLKDSDDKTRVLSPHTLMSFSGEAGDTVQFAEYIQANMQLYSVRENMELSPHATSSFVRQELAKSIRSRKPYQVNVLIGGYDTKAGRPELYQIDYLGTNVELPYAAHGYAGFYTFSLLDRHYRPDMTLAEGLELLKKCVEELDRRMPVDFKGVIVKVVDKEGVRQLDDIN; encoded by the coding sequence ATGGATATTATATTGGGTATAAGAGTGCAGGACGCTGTGGTGCTGGCTACTTCGAAGGCAGTGACCCGGGGGATATCGGTTTTGAAGGATTCAGATGATAAGACTAGAGTTTTGTCGCCACACACGCTGATGAGTTTCAGTGGTGAAGCTGGTGATACTGTGCAATTTGCAGAGTACATTCAGGCAAACATGCAACTGTATTCGGTGCGGGAGAATATGGAATTGTCGCCACACGCGACGTCGAGCTTTGTGAGACAAGAGCTAGCTAAATCGATTAGATCGAGGAAACCGTACCAGGTGAATGTGTTGATTGGGGGATACGACACGAAAGCGGGTAGACCAGAGTTGTACCAGATTGATTATCTGGGGACCAATGTGGAGCTGCCCTATGCTGCACACGGATACGCGGGATTCTACACCTTCTCGCTGCTGGACCGCCATTACCGCCCGGATATGACGCTGGCGGAAGGTttggagctgttgaagaaatgTGTCGAGGAATTGGACAGGAGAATGCCGGTCGATTTCAAGGGAGTAATAGTGAAGGTGGTCGACAAAGAAGGTGTCAGGCAACTCGACGACATCAATTAG
- the PRP22 gene encoding DEAH-box ATP-dependent RNA helicase PRP22 (ancestral locus Anc_7.163), producing MSHELSEILGTEDAVVIDFVLSIKCQSKNARDFEQKIEALDVGLSRDAIHQVWKLLSRVGAASEPKLEVARILRDSIAVDDQVVVDFIINTAGHCKTLEEFQKRLRDMDCGISEAVASEIYRKVKPRSTLACDHGSMPTMKQEESRKPELADSKSKLDEFKGNLLTTSAIDLDVSPVLGKIYRGSVKNITAFGCFVQLMGVRGAKCDGLVHISEMGTARVRTPRDVVRVGQQVFVRVLKIQSNGKISLSMKNIDQFTGEEIFEEKFDQPPEARGRQSTRSVSHRSDIRGAERRPLTSPERWEIKQLIGSGAASIEDYPELNHDVGKQHTEVSGSLVHKSDGSAEAIEIEMNSDDEPAFLKAQLEKGVKKYEPPKTAKVPKGTLNRVAVNGSQLMKSHREEKARLKREIEQQIRKKRAEEDPTKNARDDRREVEGLRQQLIVTEWERSRMQEDIRYGKRETRPISAQRQSLPVYKMKSELLQAVQDNQFLVIVGETGSGKTTQITQYLNEAGYGSRGIIGCTQPRRVAAVSVSKRVAEEFGCKLGAEVGYTIRFEDNTSPQTRIKYMTDGMLQREALLDPVMSKYSVVMLDEAHERTVATDVLFGLLKKAAQDRPDLKIIVTSATLDAAKFSEYFCQCPVIKIPGKTFPVEVLYSQNPQMDYIESALDTVMEIHINEAPGDILVFLTGQDEIDSCCEILYQRVKTLGDSIGKLLILPVYSALPSEVQSKIFEPTPEGTRKVVFATNIAETSITIDGIYYVIDPGFAKMNTFNPRIGMEQLVVSPISQAQANQRKGRAGRTGPGKCYRLYTESAFYNEMLPNTIPEIQRQNLANTILMLKAMGISDILSFEFMDRPPKNLMLRALEELFNLQALDDDGVLTELGLRMSQFPMEPELSRALLSSITNNCSEDIITIISMLSVQSVFYRPKDKYQEADNKKARFHHPLGDHLTLLNVYNRWQQAHCTEQFCSLNYLHYRHLRRARDVRNQLVALFNRFHLPVKSGHGDPDSIRRALVAGFFMNAAKRDSQVGYKTICGGTAVGIHPSSSLFGKEYEYVIYHSLVLTSREYMAQVTAIDPSWLLESAPHFYKAADEDSQSRKKAKIAPLHNKFAKDQNSWKLSSIRQSRERALGTRR from the coding sequence ATGTCCCATGAGTTATCTGAGATTTTAGGTACGGAGGATGCTGTAGTTATCGATTTTGTTCTGAGTATCAAGTGTCAATCTAAGAATGCTCGCGATTTCGAGCAAAAGATAGAAGCTCTGGACGTCGGTCTATCGCGAGACGCTATTCATCAGGTATGGAAACTGCTCTCGAGGGTTGGAGCGGCCAGCGAGCCGAAACTGGAGGTCGCCAGGATACTGCGGGATTCTATCGCGGTCGATGACCAGGTGGTAGTAGATTTTATAATCAATACTGCTGGCCATTGCAAGACGTTGGAAGAGTTCCAAAAGCGTCTGAGGGATATGGATTGTGGTATAAGTGAGGCTGTTGCGTCGGAAATTTATCGTAAAGTAAAGCCCCGGAGCACTTTGGCTTGCGATCATGGTTCCATGCCTACAATGAAGCAAGAAGAGTCACGCAAACCTGAGTTGGCAGACTCGAAATCCAAGCTGGATGAGTTTAAGGGGAATTTGCTTACGACGTCTGCGATAGATCTAGATGTTTCGCCTGTCTTAGGCAAAATTTATCGAGGAAGCGTGAAAAATATCACTGCGTTTGGCTGCTTTGTGCAGCTTATGGGCGTCCGGGGGGCGAAATGCGATGGTTTGGTTCATATCTCAGAGATGGGTACCGCTAGAGTACGAACACCTCGAGATGTCGTTCGAGTGGGCCAGCAGGTCTTCGTAAGGGTTCTGAAAATACAGTCTAATGGCAAAATCTCTCTGAGTATGAAGAACATTGATCAATTTACCGGTGAAGAGATATTCGAAGAAAAATTTGATCAACCACCAGAAGCCCGGGGAAGGCAATCCACCAGGTCTGTTAGCCATCGATCCGATATCAGAGGAGCTGAAAGACGACCTCTCACATCTCCTGAGAGATGGGAAATCAAGCAACTGATAGGAAGTGGAGCGGCTTCTATCGAGGATTATCCCGAGCTCAACCACGACGTCGGAAAACAACACACAGAGGTCTCAGGATCATTGGTGCATAAAAGTGACGGGAGTGCAGAAGCTATAGAAATTGAAATGAATTCAGACGATGAGCCGGCTTTCCTGAAAGCTCAGCTTGAGAAAGGCGTTAAAAAGTATGAGCCGCCAAAAACTGCAAAGGTGCCCAAAGGTACGTTGAATCGAGTGGCAGTCAATGGTTCACAGCTTATGAAGTCTCACCGGGAGGAGAAGGCCAGgctgaaaagagagattgagcagcagataaggaagaaacgtgccgaagaagatccaaCCAAGAATGCAAGGGATGATAGAAGAGAAGTTGAGGGGCTTCGCCAGCAGCTGATAGTTACAGAATGGGAGAGGAGTAGGATGCAAGAGGACATTAGATATGGTAAGAGGGAAACGCGGCCCATCAGCGCTCAGCGCCAGTCTTTGCCGGTTTATAAGATGAAATCTGAATTACTGCAAGCTGTGCAGGATAACCAGTTTCTTGTGATTGTTGGAGAAACAGGATCCGGTAAAACAACACAAATCACACAGTATCTCAATGAGGCAGGTTACGGCTCTCGCGGTATTATAGGATGTACGCAACCACGGAGAGTTGCTGCAGTATCCGTCTCCAAAAGGGTTGCGGAAGAATTTGGATGCAAGCTGGGCGCAGAAGTGGGTTATACAATTAGATTCGAGGATAATACATCTCCACAAACCCGTATTAAGTACATGACGGATGGTATGCTGCAACGAGAGGCTCTGCTTGACCCAGTAATGTCAAAATATTCAGTCGTGATGCTGGACGAGGCTCACGAAAGAACAGTTGCAACCGATGTTTTATTTGGTCTATTGAAAAAAGCGGCGCAAGATAGGCCTGACCTGAAGATAATCGTTACATCTGCGACGCTAGATGCTGCCAAGTTTTCTGAGTACTTTTGTCAGTGTCCCGTCATAAAAATTCCGGGGAAAACATTCCCGGTCGAAGTTCTGTATTCTCAAAATCCGCAAATGGACTACATTGAATCTGCTTTAGACACTGTTATGGAAATCCATATCAATGAAGCCCCCGGAGATATATTAGTATTCTTAACCGGGCAGGATGAAATTGACTCTTGCTGCGAAATTTTGTATCAGCGTGTCAAAACTTTGGGGGATAGCATCGGAAAGCTCTTGATATTACCTGTTTATTCAGCTCTCCCGAGCGAAGTGCAatccaagatcttcgagcCCACTCCAGAAGGGACTCGTAAAGTGGTCTTTGCTACAAATATCGCTGAAACATCTATCACAATCGATGGTATTTACTATGTGATCGACCCAGGTTTCGCGAAAATGAATACATTCAATCCTAGGATTGGTATGGAGCAATTGGTTGTTTCACCAATCTCTCAGGCTCAAGccaaccaaagaaaaggccGCGCAGGTAGAACGGGCCCTGGCAAATGTTACCGACTGTATACTGAGTCTGCATTTTACAACGAGATGCTTCCCAACACAATCCCAGAGATCCAGCGACAAAATCTTGCAAATACCATTTTAATGCTGAAAGCCATGGGTATCAGCGATATTCTTAGTTTCGAGTTCATGGATCGTCCACCAAAGAATCTGATGCTACGTGCTTTagaagagcttttcaatctgCAAGCATTGGACGATGACGGTGTTTTAACTGAGTTAGGGCTGCGTATGTCTCAGTTTCCCATGGAGCCCGAGCTTTCGAGGGCGCTACTTTCGTCGATCACCAATAACTGTTCGGAGGACATAATTACCATCATTTCAATGCTATCGGTGCAAAGTGTCTTTTACCGACCAAAGGACAAGTATCAGGAAGCTGACAATAAAAAAGCTAGATTTCACCATCCTTTAGGTGACCATCTAACCCTATTGAATGTTTATAACCGGTGGCAGCAGGCCCATTGCACTGAACAATTTTGCTCGCTAAATTATCTACACTACCGGCATTTAAGACGGGCAAGGGATGTGAGAAACCAGTTAGTCGCTTTATTCAATCGATTCCATTTACCAGTCAAAAGCGGCCATGGTGATCCAGATTCGATCAGACGTGCATTAGTAGCCGGATTTTTCATGAACGCTGCCAAGCGTGATTCGCAAGTCGGCTATAAAACCATATGTGGTGGTACAGCGGTTGGTATCCATCCTTCTAGTTCGCTCTTCGGTAAAGAGTACGAATATGTCATCTACCACAGTTTGGTTTTGACGAGCAGAGAGTACATGGCGCAAGTAACAGCAATTGACCCAAGTTGGCTGTTGGAATCGGCTCCGCATTTTTACAAAGCTGCCGATGAAGACAGTCAATCACGTAAGAAGGCTAAGATTGCACCATTGCACAACAAAtttgcaaaagatcaaaacTCATGGAAACTGAGTTCCATTCGACAGTCCCGCGAAAGAGCACTGGGTACCAGGAGATGA